A genomic segment from Moorena sp. SIOASIH encodes:
- a CDS encoding aminoglycoside phosphotransferase family protein, which yields MEPLSSETISSYLLDIGLCTPSDLESIQVESAAPAKNFNLLVSFSDHRQLLVKQERPHNGGIINHEFFNEWQFHRWLQQLPEQDCLASSVSQILHFDPDHCILVYNYLNNYLDLFSFYYQNQVFPEAIATDIGTVLANLHRLTFNQPECRNFLDQVPKGKSPYRFGNPAKGIGRLSPEMFGSIPNNALKFFVLYQRYPSLGNAIADLEANWHPSCLTHNDLKLNNILVHREWEQFSISSPPDQSMVRLIDWERCAWGDPAFDLGTIIASYLGIWLSSLVVDPTIKLEESLRLAVTPLQVLQPSIAALTQAYLTAFPGIESARPNWLKRVVQFTGLALIHQIQAMIYYQKSFDNTGICMLQVAKTLLCRPKQSVPTVFGISESELISNPVIP from the coding sequence GTGGAACCACTATCATCTGAAACGATTTCCTCATATCTATTGGATATAGGACTGTGTACTCCGTCAGACCTAGAATCTATCCAGGTGGAATCGGCTGCTCCTGCTAAGAATTTCAATTTACTGGTGAGCTTTTCAGATCATCGTCAGCTACTGGTTAAGCAGGAAAGACCCCATAATGGCGGTATTATAAATCATGAATTTTTCAATGAGTGGCAATTTCATCGCTGGCTGCAGCAGTTGCCAGAGCAGGACTGTCTAGCTTCATCAGTTTCCCAGATCCTTCATTTTGATCCCGATCATTGCATCCTGGTCTACAACTATCTAAATAACTATCTCGACCTGTTTAGTTTCTACTATCAAAACCAAGTTTTCCCTGAAGCGATCGCAACTGATATCGGAACAGTTTTAGCCAACCTCCATCGTCTTACCTTCAATCAACCAGAATGTCGTAATTTTCTAGACCAGGTACCAAAGGGGAAATCTCCCTATCGGTTTGGCAATCCAGCTAAAGGAATCGGACGGCTTAGCCCAGAAATGTTTGGCTCAATCCCTAACAATGCCTTAAAGTTCTTTGTTCTCTATCAACGTTACCCCAGTCTGGGAAATGCGATCGCAGATTTGGAAGCTAACTGGCATCCGAGTTGCCTAACCCACAATGACTTAAAATTGAACAACATTTTGGTTCATAGAGAGTGGGAGCAATTCTCAATATCTTCACCACCCGATCAGAGCATGGTGCGACTGATTGATTGGGAACGTTGTGCCTGGGGAGATCCAGCCTTTGACCTTGGAACCATAATCGCCAGCTACCTGGGTATCTGGTTAAGTAGCTTAGTGGTAGACCCCACGATTAAATTAGAAGAATCCTTGCGTCTAGCAGTGACTCCTTTACAAGTGCTTCAACCCTCCATCGCTGCTCTAACCCAAGCCTATCTTACCGCTTTTCCCGGGATTGAGTCGGCTCGTCCCAACTGGCTTAAACGAGTAGTTCAGTTTACCGGTTTGGCACTGATTCACCAAATTCAGGCAATGATTTACTATCAGAAATCCTTTGATAATACTGGAATCTGTATGCTCCAGGTTGCCAAAACTCTACTCTGCCGACCAAAACAATCTGTGCCAACGGTTTTTGGTATCTCAGAATCAGAACTGATATCAAATCCGGTAATCCCCTAG